Proteins from one Peromyscus eremicus chromosome 8a, PerEre_H2_v1, whole genome shotgun sequence genomic window:
- the Copz2 gene encoding coatomer subunit zeta-2, whose amino-acid sequence MQRPEAWPRPHPGEGASAAQAGGAAPSTRATEMRFQEPSLYTIKAVFILDNDGRRLLAKYYDDTFPSTKEQMVFEKNVFNKTSRAESEIAFLGGMTIVYKSSIDLLLYVVGSSSENELMLMSVLACLFDSLSHILRKNVERRWLLENMDGAFLVLDEIVDGGVILESDPQQVIQKVNFRTDDVGLTEQSVAQVLQSAKEQIKWSLLK is encoded by the exons ATGCAGCGGCCGGAGGCCTGGCCACGTCCGCACCCGGGGGAGGGGGCCTCGGCCGCCCAAGCCGGGGGCGCAGCGCCATCCACCCGAGCCACGGAAATGCGG TTTCAGGAACCTTCTCTCTACACCATCAAGGCTGTCTTCATCCTAGATAATGACGGGCGAAGGCTGCTGGCCAAG TATTATGATGACACATTTCCCTCCACGAAGGAGCAGATGGTTTTCGAGAAAAATGTCTTCAACAAGACCAGCCGCGCTGAAA GTGAGATCGCATTTTTGGGGGGCATGACCATCGTCTACAAGAGCAGCATTGACCTCCTCCTGTATGTGGTGGGCTCTTCCTCTGAGAACGAG CTGATGCTCATGTCTGTTCTGGCCTGCCTGTTTGACTCTCTGAGCCACATCTTAAG GAAGAACGTGGAGAGACGCTGGTTGCTGGAGAACATGGACGGAGCCTTCTTGGTGCTGGATGAAATTGTAGATGGCGG TGTGATTCTGGAGAGTGACCCCCAGCAAGTGATCCAGAAAGTGAATTTTAGG actgatgACGTTGGCCTAACAGAACAGAGTGTGGCCCAG